One Capsicum annuum cultivar UCD-10X-F1 chromosome 2, UCD10Xv1.1, whole genome shotgun sequence genomic window carries:
- the LOC107861334 gene encoding GATA transcription factor 18-like isoform X1, with protein sequence MMHRCSGSMVGPCSCGLFHSHTGTTTTSSSPCSSLITTLHLIMNIQKTCTRSFVPSSSSVDCTLSLRTPSTRLTNLDSEKKLVYSNDQRRSSSKCMSNFWDILHPKQHMTTPSSAHKSTRGGSSGNNNSTNDSLVARRCANCDTTSTPLWRNGPRGPIRYAMRVEFVSRRKREEPVQQQQLPLTVEEE encoded by the exons ATGATGCATCGTTGTAGTGGGAGTATGGTAGGTCCTTGTTCATGCGGTTTGTTTCATAGCCACACAGGCACTACAACTACTTCATCTTCTCCATGCTCTTCTCTCATAACCACACTACATTTGATCATGAATATTCAGAAAACATGTACTAGATCTTTTGTCCCTTCTTCATCTTCTGTGGATTGTACTCTCTCCTTAAGGACTCCTTCCACTCGTCTTACAAATTTGGACAGCGAAAAGAAATTAGTTTACTCTAATGATCAACGTCGTTCCTCCTCTAAATGCATGTCCAACTTCTGGGATATTCTTCACCCCAAACAACACATGACTACTCCGTCTTCCGCTCACAAGTCCACTCGTGGCGGTAGCAGTGGCAACAACAACTCTACTAATGATTCCCTTGTGGCTCGTCGCTGTGCTAACTGTGACACCACTTCTACACCTCTATGGAGAAATGGCCCTAGAGGCCCTAT TCGCTATGCAATGCGTGTGGAATTCGTTTCAAGAAGGAAGAGAGAAGAGCCAGTGCAGCAGCAGCAGCTACCGCTAACGGTGGAGGAGGAATAG
- the LOC107861334 gene encoding GATA transcription factor 18-like isoform X2: protein MMHRCSGSMSLCNACGIRFKKEERRASAAAAATANGGGGIETNQHMINSSTTSWVHHQPQKMPCFSSANYGNEFRFIEDNDHHRDSDTTGISFLPWRLNVADRPSLVHDFTR, encoded by the exons ATGATGCATCGTTGTAGTGGGAGTATG TCGCTATGCAATGCGTGTGGAATTCGTTTCAAGAAGGAAGAGAGAAGAGCCAGTGCAGCAGCAGCAGCTACCGCTAACGGTGGAGGAGGAATAGAGACGAATCAACACATGATAAACAGTAGTACTACTTCATGGGTTCATCATCAACCCCAAAAAATGCCTTGTTTCTCTTCAGCTAACTATGGAAATGAGTTCAGGTTCATAGAGGATAATGACCACCACCGTGACTCCGATACCACCGGCATTTCCTTTCTCCCTTGGCGTCTCAATGTTGCTGATAGGCCTAGTCTTGTTCATGACTTTACTAGATGA